The proteins below come from a single Candidozyma auris chromosome 3, complete sequence genomic window:
- the RPL25 gene encoding 60S ribosomal protein uL23 gives MAPNAAAAKKSALKGTNSKKATKVRTSTTFRLPKTLKLARKPRFATTSVPHYRRLDAYKIIESPIASETAIKKVEDGNTLVFQVSIKANKHQIKSAVKELYNVDVEKINTLVRPNGTKKAYIRLTADHDALDVANRIGYV, from the exons ATGGCTCCAA acgctgctgctgctaaGAAATCTGCCTTGAAGGGTACCAACTCCAAGAAGGCCACTAAGGTCAGAACCAGCACCACCTTCAGACTTCCAAAGAccttgaagttggccaGAAAGCCAAGATTCGCCACCACTTCCGTTCCACACTACAGAAGATTGGATGCCTACAAGATCATCGAGTCTCCAATTGCCTCTGAGAccgccatcaagaaggtcgAGGACGGTAACACCTTGGTTTTCCAGGTTTCCATCAAGGCCAACAAGCATCAGATCAAGTCTGCTGTCAAGGAGTTGTACAATGTcgatgtggagaagatcaacacTTTGGTGAGACCAAACGGTACCAAGAAGGCTTACATCAGATTGACTGCTGACCATGACGCTTTGGACGTTGCCAACAGAATCGGTTACGTGTAA
- a CDS encoding mitochondrial 37S ribosomal protein YmS18, producing MGTSAPYSEKISLTSDVFKLSTLQPKSMFGGIRNALMGRSSLAFAGQRSFALSSRIRAAAESTQSNVPQGPIIKTDNERIVSWKLYAKCNKHNTIVSLFAVTEDLDFMKNNEHLSYNEKVLYYMHLPQKSKLMVSAGMLGFRNSQKQEYEAGYQVTCRALKLIEEKKLIGPNDKIEVIITNYGKGRQAFESCLVGKEGAGIRSNIVRISDNTKLKFGGNRAKFQRRL from the coding sequence ATGGGCACCAGTGCACCATACTCAGAAAAAATCTCACTCACTTCAGACGTCTTCAAGCTATCTACTCTTCAACCCAAGAGCATGTTCGGTGGCATAAGAAACGCCCTCATGGGTCGGTCGAGCTTGGCATTTGCTGGTCAGAGAAGCTTTGCTCTACTGAGCCGGATACgcgctgctgctgaatcAACCCAGTCTAATGTTCCGCAGGGTCCCATCATCAAAACTGACAACGAAAGGATTGTTTCGTGGAAACTCTACGCCAAATGCAATAAACACAATACAATTGTTTCCTTATTTGCCGTCACGGAAGATTTAgatttcatgaagaacaACGAGCATCTATCATACAACGAGAAGGTTCTCTACTACATGCATTTACCTCAGAAATCGAAATTGATGGTCAGCGCAGGTATGCTAGGATTTCGTAACTCTCAGAAGCAAGAGTACGAAGCCGGTTACCAGGTCACATGCAGAGCTCTTAAACTCAtcgaggaaaagaaacttaTAGGACCTAACGATAAAATTGaggtcatcatcaccaactacGGAAAGGGTAGACAAGCGTTTGAGTCGTGCTTGGTCGGAAAAGAGGGTGCCGGCATAAGGTCTAATATCGTGAGAATATCTGACAACACAAAGTTGAAGTTTGGCGGTAACAGAGCCAAGTTCCAGCGTCGTTTGTAA